TTCAAGATTATCTAAGTGATGCCTCAATATGTAGAGTTTCTTGGCTTAGAATATCTTGATGATTGTGCTGATTTGGTCGTTTTATTGCAGGTTACTTGCCTACTTTCTGTTTAATGCTTTGTGTTGTTCTTATCTACTGCTTGTAAATATGAAGAAGGAAAACATACTTCCTTCTAATTTTAGGCAACTTAATGGTCCAGTAACACGAGCAGCTGCCTTGCGTGCTTCTGGGAAGATGCCAACTTTAAAGGCATCCTCAAAACAAGACCAGAAAAGGATTTTGCGAGCAAATCCAAAAAGAGCAGCCTTAGATGAGAACAACACTAGTGGACCTGCTAATGCAGGTAATCAACGTAAGAGGAGAGCAGTGCTTCAGGATGTCACAAATGTTTGCTGTGAGAATTCGTATACGAGTTGCTTCAGTGCAACTAAAATTCAGGTGGATGTGCTGTCCTTTTGTGCATTGCTAATGTCTATTCTGGACCTTCTTGTGTACTAAATCGATCTTGTATGctgcaaagagaaaaaaaggacatGTTGAGGACAAAATTTGGCTTAGCAAATGAAAAATTAGTACCTACTTCTCTTTCATGATTATAATATAAGGGGCTAAATGAACAGGATATGGTTTCTTGCTCACGTGAAAATGTCTACTACATTGCTGCATTTCCTGAAAATTAGACCCCATCTGTCATGAAttcgtttctttcttttttcctaaaTCTAGAatcttaaattttctttaattctgCTGCTTGTCAGGCTAAGATAGCTAAAAAGGGTCAGCTCAAAGTATCAAAAATTGCCCCTTCAGTTGCCTTAGAACACCGACATCTTAGAgctaattcaaagaaaaaaattatttgtcaaGAAGTAAAAAGAGTACCTTCTGAAATTGTATGCTCAAGTACTCAAGAAAAAGATGTACCTTCTCAACCCAGTGGCATAAGGGGGGTTGGCATAGATGATCCTCAGCTTCCTAATCAGTGTTCGAGAGTGCCTTCACATCCCCATAATTCTCCAAAGAAAGGTCAGATTCTATTCAAACTCTTCGCTTTAAACATGGCAATCTTGATGGATACCTTCATTTTTAACTTGGTGataaaaagggaaaacaaaggGGTGCATCTTGGTTGGAGGTTTGTGTACTCGGTGTCCTGTTTCAACATCCATTGATGCAGTCTTCGAGTTATGTAACATTgttcttatttatttctttgaacCTAATTCTATATAAATGAGATACTATGAAGTCAATGAAGTTCATTATAGTAGTGAAAAGGCTGTTATGTGGTACAATTATAGTATTATTCATgagtttttgtcaaattgagAGCTCATAGGACCAAGCAGCAAGCAGAGTTGTATAAAAATGGAACAAGTGAAATTTGTCATGGTAGTGAAAAGTGGTCAAAAAGCTGTTACGTGGTACTATTGTTCATTGGCTTTTGTTAAATGGAGAGCCCAGCGGACAAAGTGGTTATGTGAACAAATTCTTAGGGTCTGACAGAGGAAGTCTTGCAATCAAAGTTTGGTCGTTTCCTCCTTTACAGTAATCAGTAATGTATGCTTATGTAATGGTGTCCATCAGTTGTTGAACAGGCATTCCATGGCATGCAATTATAGCAACAATTCAAATCCCAATTCTAAAAGATTAAGCTCATTATAGCAGTAGCTGCTGCATGGAGTTCAAggtctcaaaataaaaacattaattttggtatctattaaaaataaatgtggcTAATAAGAACTTTGGCAGAAACGCTTAAGCCAATTACCATTTGTTTAACTCTTTTGACTCTTTTAACTTTATTGCTTACTGTCTACCACTGTGTTATGCCCGTCATGCTTGGAACAGCTGATCCGCAAAGTATAAATGCAAAGATTTTCTTTAGAAAGACGGTACCGAGGAATTTGATTGTTACCCTCTTAAAGCTAAACAGTTATCGTAATAGTAACACTCTTCTTCAGCCACATGCATCTAATGAATTTATGAGGTCAAATCCATTTTGGGTCACTGGTTGCTAGGTAAGACTTCCTAGTTTGTATTATTCAATAGAAGTTGCTAAAATGGAATATCGTAGTCACACAAACTTACGGGAATAAACTACTACCTTAAAGTGATGTTCTCCAAATTTTCTTCTGTTGTGTATGCATGCATGCAGCGGgtaatgatatttttctctCAAATGGTCATGGCAGAGATATGTAATGTTTCGGAGAATCAGAAGATATCACGTGATCAAGAATTTATAGACATTGATAGCGATCACAAGGATCCTCAACTTTGCAGCCTCTACGCTGCTGATATCTATAGCAATTTACGTGTTGCTGAGGTTTGTACTTTATATGCAAAACAAATCTCGTTCTTTATCTACCCCTtcctttttttactcttttttttttttttcataatttcattCCCTGTGAATGCAAACGCATATCTTTTTCAACAAATGGTTTTAAAGCTTTTATCCATGCATGTTCCATGTTTTTAATGCCATATGTGGAGACTTTGAAAGAGGAAACATTCACtagctctctctttttttttccctcttggtAAGATACTGATGTTAGCTTATTCTTTATTACTCTGTTTCTGCAGCTTGTCTTAAGGTCTCTTCCTACTTTTATGGAAACAGTGCAACGAGACATCACTCAAAGTATGAGAGGGATTTTAATTGATTGGCTTGTTGAGGTCAGTGTAATTTCATTGCCTGAGATTATTCTTGTTATGCTCTTAGATGTTTTGCTTTGACTTCGCAATATACATTGGCTGTTTGTTATTTGATAAGAAAAGATTGTTTGTTATACCATCAATGATGCTATACTTCCATTCGTGCTTGCAGAGATGCACATCTTTCTcacaaaaaactattataatctatattcaactaaaaaaatttaagctcGTCGTTAAGGATAAATAACATGGCTTATCCTTTCAATCTAGATGAATGTTTAGCTTAATCAAAAGTTACTCAAGATCTAGTACAACATTTATTTCTTTGCAGTTTAAGTCTTACTGTGTCTAACttattgtttatggtttttctaATCCATCATATTCAATGGATTAATTCTCATTCACTAGATGGTTTAGATAACAAAgagaatatttgtttaattaaaattagtaaaGGATCTTCCAAGGCATGCTTTTACGGGAAGGAAGACAGGTCTACTCACGAGGAGAAAGCCAATCCTTAAGTTttgatctatatttttattgagtttaatCCCTAATTATCTTTATACCAAGCATGAAGTGACATTTCATGATCCAGAGAGTTCTCTATTCATTGActgaaaattcaaaatgaagaagcaatatttgtttctcatacatatataaaaaaaatctgttatCATACTCATGTTCTAGTTCAGTTtctcatatttgttttattttgtatttttctagcCCTTCTtaagtcttttttctttttctttttttctagatgcAGCAGCTCTTGTTTTAGTTCCCAAGTCttcctttcaatttatatttcatGATGTCTTCTAGATCCTTCAACCATAGTTCCTGGATAGGCAACCATTTTTTCAAGTGTCAGTGTTTTGTATCAGAATTTCCTCTTATTTCTCTTTGTGATGGAGCAGGGAAATCCTCAATGTGACATTTCAGgattatatatatgaatgtgGGTGTACTTGCGTGCATCGTTCCTAGATAGGCAACCATTTTTCGAGTGTCAGTGTTTTGTATCAGAATTTCCACTTATTTCTCTTGTGCATGGAGCAGGGAAATCCTCAATGTGACACTTCAGGATTAtacacgcacacacacacacatgtatatgTAGGTATGAATGTGTGTGTACTTGCATGCATGCGTGTTTAGATTCATCAACAGGTGCAATTTTGACGTCCAACTCCCTCAAACTCAAGCTAAATTAAACTCAAGTGGTCAATTTTTCATTGAGGCATAATGCATATCCAAGGTCTGTGCCTTGAATGTCAAAGAAACAAAGGTAGTTCTCAAAAGAAGAttgtgacaaaaaaataaaaacaaaatttgacaagttatcatttttttaattctttttgaaaTACTATATTCGATTAAAGCTTCAGATGAATTTGAACTACCCTTATAGGGATTTGAAACCAAATAGCATCAATGTAACTGTTGACTCAATAACAGCTGTTAGTAACGTAGTATGTAAACGTTTGTGTATTTGACATATGCTTTTCGTTTCCTTTCAATTAGATGAAACTGACCACTCTCCATGAAATAATATTACTGCAAAAGTTTTAGTTAGGCTTCCACTATGTTTGGGAAAAGGTTGTTGCTGATTATACCTGTTTATGTGGAAAAGTATTTTGATGCTGGTCCATGTatgctttgtgttttttattctttataaataTGTTTCATTTGAAATGTAACTATCATTCATAGTTCATTTCTGTGTTGAATGCACTCTATGGAAACTctattatcttaattttcacCTCGTATAGTTTCTCAATGTACTGTAACAGTTTAAATGCCTATTATTGCAGTATTAAActcatatagtttttatatgaagTATGAATTCCGAACAAATAATTCACAGATCTGTTTGAACTTGCTTCCAGGTATCTGAGGAATATAAGTTGGTGCCAGACACGCTTTACCTCACAGTATATCTCATAGATAGGTTTCTCTCTCAAAATTACATTGAACGACAGAGACTTCAATTACTTGGCATCACTTGCATGCTAATAGCTTCGTAAGTTCTCCTATCTTTTGCAATGTTCAGTGCACATAACGGTAGCATGAAATTTTAATGGAAGGTTGGGTGCaacatagcaaaaaaaaatttctttcttagTTTAGGAGCTAATTGAAATATCCATTCTAGAGGtgagaatattttattattcagaGCCGTAATTTACTTGGTATTGGTTTGTTTAGTTTGACGTTAAATGTATTTATCTGTGTCCTGAAGCAAATATGAAGAAATTTGTTCGCCACGAGTGGAAGAATTTTGCTTCATCACTGACAACACATACACGAACTTTGAGGTATGTCATCATTACTGTGAGGCGAATATGATCTTCCTTTTAGTTTGTCTTCCATTTATTCAAATCTATCACATGTCAGTGCTTTCTTATTTTGCGGACCTTTGCCAGCTCtttaaaaattgatatgaaGAATCATATAACCctgtttttgtcattttctcCTTCGTTTGGGTGCTGATTTGGTGGTCTGGAAGAAAAATGACTAAACAGCATGTGAAATTTGagattggattaaaaaatgatgaaacagtAATACAAAACCCTTGTATAATACGAGTTgacatttaatttctttctatctttttttttgtattttgcttCCCTGTTGGAATATTTTTGGTTGTGGTCCTGACCAAAGTCTGGAGCAGGTGCTCAGGATGGAGACTCaagtgttaaatttttttggctttcaaATATTTGCTCCCACTGCAAAAACGTTTCTGAGGTGCTTCAGCTTATCGAATTTTCACCTTTTTATTTATGAGTGTTACAAGAAATCATTTCAGAATCAATAATGCAGCTGCTTCTgcaaatttctttgttttcaggAGATGTTTACGTGCAGCACAGGCATCATACAAGGTAATGTGGTTGGTTTGGTTCATATCCAAGTTTGTTTCAGAAGATACTAGCCTCTGTTAATTAAAAAGTGACATTTACATATGTAATTGCACATTTGCAGAGCCCTAGCTATGAACTAGAGTACCTGGCTGATTACCTAGCAGAACTGACATTAGTTGACTACAGTTTCTTGAGTTTTCTTCCTTCTGTCATTGCCGCATCATCTGTATTTCTTGCCAGGTGGACTCTGGATCAGACAAGCCATCCATGGGTCTGCATTCTCCTTCCTATCATCTGTGTTTCGATATTGTTTTAGATTAAGCATTTGGAGCCTGACTTTTTATGTGTATTTGACAGAGTCCAACCCTAGAAAAATACACTTCTTACAAGGCGTCAGATCTTAAAACTACAGTTCTTGCAATGCAAGATTTACAACTGAACACCAAGGGGTGTCCTCTGAATGCCATACGCATGAAGTACAGACAACCGAAGGTATAAACTAAGAGTACTGCTCAAGGGACTtagattactttttattttacttttctatttattttctgCATCTTCCGTGTCAGCATCAAGTGCTTTCCTAAAAATTTACAAGATATCAGGCTCCATGGTAAATGCACTTGCATTGTGGTTTGATCTCATTCCAATTGCTAATCAAGTTGTTCTCATGGCAGTTCGAATCTGTGTCTGCTCTGCCTTCTCCGAAACTGCTTGAAACACTATTCTGAAGATAAACAGACAGGTTCCACGTTTTTGAAAGTGGCTGCTAACACACACACATCTCAAAAGAAGTTCCTCCTGGCTTTTATCATATCCTTCATGAGATTGTATATGATATATAATCCGAAACCTTTTTACTCAATATATACATTCTGATCCTTTTTTCTTTGTCCCCTAAATTTGTGTATAGATTTTGATGATCTTTATCAGGTTTTGGTGTTCCCAACTCGGGTAATTTTAAGGATATATCTAGTCTTTCTTCTCTGTCTTTCCTGGTTTGTTCAAGGTGTTGGTTTCTTAGCCGacccatatatttttattttttatttttttacacgaTGAATTAATTGTTAAAGGATTATTTAGgaatatgattatattttttaaaaaaacacattaaaatgatctaattatcttaaaataaaaaaaattataaaactaatgaTGATAAATTGGCCAGCTTACCTTGGATTCAGAAAGTTTAAATCTTATgttctttggttttttgttcttttttttttatatatagtaattatTGGGGTAATTAGGggcattttttttgtctttaacattgattaaatatattatttcaattttaaaagttattggTGCGTACAAGGCTTTCTGGTTGCATAAAATGCCTTTCTACAATGTAGTTAGATGTGTCACTGCGTTCCTCTAGGTGTGACACATGTTAGTGATGGTGGTGTTATTTGTTGCTTGTCAacgtttcttttctctctctctctgaaaaaTAGAGGTCGGTCTTATTTGTTGTTgacattttatatcaaaattttgttttttttttttattttttttcttgactattttgttaaaattttatttatttttaatttgatcatccAATTCTAATTTGTCATGTATAAGTTTTTCTAATTTGGaagttttgatttatatttttttttataatttgatttatattttttaaatttttttaaatttatttttctttttaattcaacccttcaataaaaaaattcttgcgctctaagttattttttattttgtttttcatcctcattttttttattactattttttagattcttttgtataattaatttttgtttttcttgatttcatctTTCAGTGTTTCATTTGTCAAGGATTagactttgtagttttttccatTTATAATGCTTACTTAATAACACGTGTCGAGgatttaaaaagataatgcaagttgatatatttttgatttattttattttttgatttcattatttgatattagtttttttatttttaaattagcttgttgcttctttaaaaattatttctattaaGTTATCCTGATTTCAAGAACACGAATTTTGTGGATTTACTCTATTTGACTAGCATGTTATTACCTATGTTATTTGCTgaattgtttgttttgctttgttattaCCTAGATTATCTACATATttgttttaccaaaaaaaaaaaaaaatacagacccAGGACCCATGTCTAGCCTTTCTCTACTGGCTTATCTCAGACTGAAAAAAACCACTCTCATTTTGGCCTGTAATGAAAGGCAAAACTCTGTTTTTTGTAAACAAACCACTCTCACAGCTTCATGAATGCGTAAAAGCAAATCCCAGgggagaaaataaataaataatgaacaCTTCATTTAAGTCTTCAAGTAAATATAATGTGAAACTCGAAATACGCTCTGtttcatatcaataaaaaagaaatcataaaagaCTGTATGCTAATTACATCAAAGCAGAGAAAACCTTCAAATAATCCTCCTTGGTCCTTACATTCCCTTCCCACCACATTTATATAGCAAGTTCCCATCAATTCACGAGAAATGTTACCTGTTTACCAGAGAGATTTTTCCTATTTGTGACTACCTTCAAGCAGGGAAGGCATGGAAACAGGATTTGAAACCACCAAAAACACCATGCAAATTTTCCGATTGAAAACTAACCATCAAGCATCGACACCTGCATAAACCATAGAGGAGCATTAAGTTAACTCACAGCAAAAGTGCTGCAATctgttttaaaaggaaaagaccGCAAAGAAGTTACTCCATAGTTCTCGTAAATGTTCCACTTTCTTTCAGATGATTTATTCtgctaataaaatataaaattgcttTGAATAAAGGAGAGAAACAACTACTAATGCACAACAAATCTGCTAAAGGAGAGCACTGGCCTCTGTTCTTTGCACTTGAAGGGAATTCTCAATACCACAGTTTAATTAGCGGAGTTGGGATTCTATTAGCAACAGCCTTTGATGGATCAAGGGAAATGATCAATTCCTCAGCCTGGTCTTCAAGATCAATGTCTCCATGATTTTGAGCATATTTCCTTAAGGCCTCCCAAATTTCCACTGTGGGTTCAAATGGAAGTTTCTCAATATACTCCACAGCCTCGTTAAGATAAGCGGACTTTCCAAGAACATCTATAACCCCCAAATAATGCTCAAGAGTTGGACTAATCCCAAACTCCTTGCTCATTTcctcaaaatataaaaacccttCCTCCATTGCCTAGGCACTTGCACAAGCAGACAAAACAGCAAAAAAATGTTTCCCCAGTGGGTTCCAACCCCAACTTCTTCATCTGCTCAAACAGCAGCAACCCCTCATCTCCCAGGTCATTATTTGCAGACCCATTTATCATCAAATGCCATGAATCCATATTCCTGCCGGACATATGATCAAAAACTCTCCATGCATCCGTCATACTCCCACATTTCCCTTACATCTTAATCGTGTTATTGTTCAGCTTAACATCACCTCTGAACCTTCTTGGCATCCTCACGTTTCGTGCACatctcaaacaaaatataaaaacaatcagcATCGGCCTTAACCCCACTATCCATCAACTCTATAGCTTGGTTAACCTTACCCTCTTGACACAAACGCGCCAAGTCATAAACCGAAAGAGGCGGAGGCGGAGCTGGAAAATTAGCATGAGCATTAACACTAGCATTAACATTCATATCCTGTCATCGAGTGTCCGTACCCACACGTGGGGCCCACTGATCAGTGTTTCTCTGTTGTGGGTATCCCTGATTCGGTTGTCCCATCGATT
This genomic interval from Populus alba chromosome 1, ASM523922v2, whole genome shotgun sequence contains the following:
- the LOC118031735 gene encoding cyclin-A2-4 → MKKENILPSNFRQLNGPVTRAAALRASGKMPTLKASSKQDQKRILRANPKRAALDENNTSGPANAGNQRKRRAVLQDVTNVCCENSYTSCFSATKIQAKIAKKGQLKVSKIAPSVALEHRHLRANSKKKIICQEVKRVPSEIVCSSTQEKDVPSQPSGIRGVGIDDPQLPNQCSRVPSHPHNSPKKEICNVSENQKISRDQEFIDIDSDHKDPQLCSLYAADIYSNLRVAELVLRSLPTFMETVQRDITQSMRGILIDWLVEVSEEYKLVPDTLYLTVYLIDRFLSQNYIERQRLQLLGITCMLIASKYEEICSPRVEEFCFITDNTYTNFEVLRMETQVLNFFGFQIFAPTAKTFLRRCLRAAQASYKSPSYELEYLADYLAELTLVDYSFLSFLPSVIAASSVFLARWTLDQTSHPWSPTLEKYTSYKASDLKTTVLAMQDLQLNTKGCPLNAIRMKYRQPKFESVSALPSPKLLETLF